TAATTGTcggtttttagtttttctatattatatACAAGGAAGCATCTTAAAAGAGAAACGACATATACTCCATGTCTTTTTGTTGTTCTTAGTCTTACAAATTACAACCTACGTGCATGTGGGTGACAAAGTGCACAATTATCTATGTAGAATCAAATCTTTAAATTTAGCagaataattaataaatgtgAAGCATATATGCAATCTCTCTTAATTCAGCATACTCATTTAGTGTGacgttaatatatattatataaccCAAGTATATGAAGGCAACCAAATGTGGTGGCTAATATTTGTACATTCTAATATTCACGTGGAATGATGGGAGGGGAATATTTGGGGACAAGGAACTTGTAATTATGCAAAgggtaaaagaataaaagaggatCAGCATATTAAGAAGAATGTTTTGATTAGCAACTTCAGTCTTAAAAGGGGATGTATTATTAGCAAAATAATTCAACCATTATGAGATGGGGTATCCCAGAATTTATGCTTCTCCTTGTTTCCACTATATGGGGAGAAAGAAACTGTAGCTTTTCTCGGCTTGTCAAATGAGACTTTCTTGCCATGATTTCAGATTCATAATTAAGTGGAAACAAGCATTTCAGACCTTAATTCACTTATTCCactccatttttttaaaaataatcataacaatCTTCTTATTCCTAGCTGCATTGCCTAATATctaacttcattttctttttgtcccACCAAAATCTAACTTGATACTTTGGAAaggaaaacatttatttatggGATTTATTCCTTGTTCATAAGTCGAGTCGGATCGAGTTCAGGTCAGCCCTAAGTATGATGTTAACATATTTTATGCTTGCCTAAATCCAGCCTGGtctatatttacaaaaaaaaacgaATCTAAAcctatattattttagtttaataattaataaatttatatattttttttagaattttttatatagtcatcttaacattattttaatatttgcatTAGAGTagcattatatatttagtatagatttatttgttatgtgttataaattacataatatataaaaataacataatataaagtattataaacttaaaaaaggTTGGGTCAGGCTCGAGCCTTGAATGTTTAAGCCTAAACCTAGCCTATATTTTAAACCAGCCTAATTTTTTCCCAAGCCAATTTGTAGGtctaatatttttacccaaatcttCCCAAATTTTGGACTGGCCTTCGAGCCTGGGCGGGCAACTCGACCCATGAATAGGTTTGTTTTGCTTCAAAATTAACACTTATGATAATCAAAAGGTTAAACTATGCtactagtccctatactatgccCAAGTTATTTAGTCTATATACTTTAAATTGGGCatttttaatctctttatttttcgagtttcaaaattctaaaattagcCAAATGATAGTTGTTAACTTTACTAAGTTTTggtattttcaaaatcttatacagaaaacatattataaaacataGTGGTAGCTTGATATTTTAACTTGTTATGACCAAAAAAGTCAATTAATGGATTTAATGACTGATGTATGTAtcattattgaaatttcaaaattcaaaaatataggaattaagaatgatcaatttggaaaatatttatgcatAACACaaaactaataacaaaatttaaccaaataaatttaattgttaccATTTGGGttaagactgaaattttaaaattaaaaatatagattgaaattaaccaagtttaaaattgaccaaatttgaaataaagacTATGATTACAATTTTGGAAAGCATGGGGAATTTCAATGAGacatgattttgtttttctatatgAAAAGTTAACATCATATATAACCATCtcactaaaatattaatagatCATGCCAAACTCAcacataaaagaaattaagcATGGAATTGTTAGCATCAAGTGTGGGGTATGAATTTCATATAGATttgaattgaagagaaaaaccAGATATGGGTTGAAGTGGAAGAGAAACTGAGTTTCTTCGGAGTTGGAAGCTAGGCAAAGAGTTTTAATTGGAAAACCATGTAAGCTAACTCTCTCAAATCTGTCAATATCAAATCAAACCCCCCAACATATTGGATATTGGAGAGGAACCCCATTTTGTTCATCAATTCTAATTCCAAAGCATTggagaaaaaatttatatatgttaaaaaacaCCCTCCTCTCTATCACTGTCAAAGTCCAAATAATTTCCCTCtaattataatatgtaaattattgGCCCATGTGGGCATCcccctctctttttctttttttttaatacaatctCCACCGTTCAAATCACCTCCCGCACCCTCTATTTATTCATATTGCCCTCCCTCCTCCTCCTTCCAAACGACTCCCTCActactcttcttcttcttcatagTTTCTTCTTCACAACCTTTCCTCTACTCTCTCGCAGCTTCTACACCACCACCCTCATATACAAATTCTCTCTTCGTTATTAACTAACACCAATGGCTTGCTTAGAGGTGTGCAAGGAGGTTAGTAAGGGTCTACCTAAGGGATCCTAATATTTTCTTCTCATTCTGTACACAAACCCAAGTATTCATCAACTATTCCGTTGCCTTTTAAAGTTATCAGgtttaataaagaaaaacattttagtcattagcAGATGCAAAGACATCTAATAACCGATACATTCATGCATTAATGGAATCATTCTGCTTCCCCGatgatttatttcttttcctttttatggtttcaaattataaataataataataataataatcataataataaaacagGGGAAGTTGAAAGAGGAACAAGAAGAAGCATGCACTCAAGATGGAAGTGTTGATTGGCATGGCCGACCCGCTATCAAAGCAAAATCCGGACAATGGACTGCTGGAATTATCATTCTCTGtaagctttctttctttcttgttaTATCAACAAGCTTAATTGGCTTTCATAAAACAAAGAgcttaatataaatagtaacaaaattaaggTGTCAATTTCGGAAGATCTTTAAATTGCAGTCGTATTTATGATATAGTAATATAAAGCTATGAGTAGGTAGGGGAAGGGTATTTCTAGGTGAAAAAATGAACTacttaaaatagaaaagaaaaaaaaaaaagatatgtaCAGAGCAGGTTTAGGATAAGCTATCAAAAGGGTGAAATGAGAACTGAGAGGTTCAGTTGAAGAATTccagaaaataagagaaataaattttttttaaaaagaaacaaaaagacaaaagtGTCACAattaacaaaaagaagaaaCGTGTAAGATTTTAAACCAAACCCTACACAAACCATAACCCAAGTGTCGAAGTTCTGTTGCATGTATTGTTCTCCTTTGGAGAGCTCAGCTGGGTTAAAGTGTAGGCTTGTAGCTGGTTGGTTGTGggattttgtttggttttggcAGTGCCAGGGATTGCCAAAATAAtgagaataaaaaagaagagagaaagcgCATGCAATTAGGGGAAGAGGAGTTTAACACGTAATAGTCCCTCCACCCTCCGTGAGTATTGCATGACGTGAGTTGTTCCCACGTGTCCCCCTCTCTAATAATTAACTTACAAAATCCACCCTTCTCACCGCAAAAAGCAATTTCCTCAGCTGCCTGCCACTCTCTTTCAAATGACTCTGTTCCACTTTATTCATGAAACACCCctcaatttaaaagatttcttttataaaagaaaattgattattaacctaatagattatattatatttatgttagAACGATACTAAAAAGTATTTAGTGTCACgccattaaattttaaaaataataaaatattattatatatttatctattttaattttaattaaatcacttaaaataattaattttaaaattataaacaaatattttttattttttaaattttaatcattttttcataagctaatattttttatttttgtgcaaccaatttaaaaagatagtaattttgaaaaataaatttcatgtcattgataaataattttggtaattttttaccttgaaccctaaatttcaaacattgaaCTTGAACCTTGAACCCCAAACCTCGCGGTTCAAGATTTGGGTTCAGGATTTAAGGTACAGGGTTCGGGTTTTAGATTTTGGGTTGGGAGTTTAAGGTTACgggttaaaaaattatcaaaattataatggcatgaaaaaaaatgttgaaatgtcattaaatataaTTGGAAAAGAATCATGAATAATGTAGTGGGAAGGATCTATAAAATAACTTCTATATggatgagtgtataataataatttcatgtctttgaattttgatgatgtggcaaaattttattggtgcgtaaaaattttaggttttaggaTCACCCTAATGTAAGTTATTCCCTATAATTAAAGGGTAAGGATAGTATGAAACAGTGATACCACATCATCTATATCTTTTTCAATAGTTTTATGTCACAACAAAGATTTCtatcctaaaaaattaaatctaaattaaaatattaagattcaaaataaaattacaaatgtgacataaaaactattgaaaatgaataatatttcaTCTCATATCATCCTTTCTCTATAATTGAAATggtcaattaaaaattaattagacaaataataaataaaatatttttctttttattttattaatctatattttaatataaggaTTAATAGAAtgtaaaaagtatatattttaattctactGCAGATTTCAAATAGGGCCGCATGTCTATTTATttacattcaatttttttactttttattacaTCTTAAATGAGACATTTGCCACTTTTtaaacttagtttttttttttaatctaaaaatttcaagttgtatcaaatgatttttcttaatataaatataatttaaataacttatttttatatatacaatttatttaatgttttaatagtCTTTTTAAACTACTAAATTTATCACACCCATTTTGTgggtgaaaaataaataaaaattatagaaaaatagtaaaaattaaaataaccctaattactcacaAACATATATTCAACCCCTCACCAACTAtagaaaaggaataaaaacTGTTTAAAACATTGGGGGTGAAGTAAAATTGTAACTTAAGGGGTTGGAAGTGACAACCACGATTAATTTTGATCAGACTGGAACCAGTTTCACGAATGATCAAAGAGAGTATGTATTTACAGCCAACATGGACATGTTTCTTGGTTTTGCTTTTATTGATTTGGGAGGGGGGGTGATATTTTGTTTTAGCTCTAATTTTCACAGCAATGTGTGCCGTTAATGTACTTTTCAGACAGCTAAATTTGTGATATAAATGCACATGAACATCGAAAAATCACATCAAACAAGCTGCTTCGAactcttttttcaaaaaaaatttgaggggGAGAATATAAGAGAGCTCATATTCCACatatgtaaaagaaaaggaaaggccACCCATCatcatatagatatatatatctCTTAATTTAAAACGAGAGGCCACTCGTCGTATGTAATTTAGTTGGGTACTGTTCGATCTTGACATTGACTGTAGTGATGCATTTTCGAAAATCTGACAAATAATTGAATGCTAAAGATACAAGAGGTGTTGGAAAGCAATCTTTCGAAGTTTCCTAtggttttaggtttaggttttaaTTCCTTTACCTAACTGGGCATCCCTCCCTGATATTGATGTGAAAGCCTCTCACCTTCCCACGTCTACCATGCAATTCATATCTTCATATCTCTTGTTATTTCTTGCACGTCTCTCTcgttaatatttatgttttttttttctgtttgtcAAATGATTAACCAGTGAACCAGGGGCTGGCAACTCTAGCTTTCTTCGGGGTCGGGGTGAACTTGGTGCTTTTCTTGACAAGAGTATTGGGTCAAAATAATGCTGAGGCTGCTAATAATGTCAGCAAATGGACTGGGACGGTCTATATATTTTCCCTGGTTGGTGCTTTCCTCAGTGATTCCTACTGGGGAAGGTACAAAACCTGTGCTATCTTTCAAGTCATATTTGTTATTGTAAGCAACTCGTTTCTCaacctctaaatttttttttatcattccCTGAAAGATGAAAACTTTGTATATTTGCATAAATTTGGAAGTTGTTAGGAATTTCTGCATTCTAATTGTGTATGTGCCTTGAAAACATCCCTGTAATGCAGGGGTTGGTGTCACTGTCGCTATCATCATACCTTTTCTTGATTAGACCAAGAGGTTGCGGGAATCAAGAAATGCCGTGCGGCTCACATTCTGGATTGGAGATTACGCTGTTTTACCTCTCCATCTACTTGGTTGCCCTAGGGAATGGAGGCTATCAACCTAACATTGCTACTTTTGGGGCTGATCAGTTTGATGAAGACGACCCTAAGGAAGGCCACTCTAAGGTTGCCTTTTTTAGCTACTTTTACCTAGCTTTGAACCTTGGATCCCTTTTCTCCAACACCATTTTGGGGTATTTTGAGGATGAAGGCATGTGGGCGCTTGGCTTCTGGGTGTCTGCAGGCTCTGCCTTGGCAGCACTTGTTTTGTTTCTGGCTGGAACCACTAGGTACAGGCACTTCAAACCAAGCGGAAATCCTCTCTCCAGGTTCTCTCAAGTCCTAGTAGCTGCAATAAGGAAATGCAGTGTTGATATGCCACCGGATGCGGACGACTTGTATGATATCGATGGAAACGATTCGTCCATGAATGGCAACAGAAAGATTCTCCACACCGATGAATTCAAGTAAATATCAAAGCATAACCCGATCTTGGAATTAAACCAAACATTACAAGATGAATTACATAGTGctaatttgttaaatgatgatgtTTTATAGGTTCTTGGACAGAGCAGCATACATTAGTACGAGGGATGTTGAAGAGCAGAAGAAGAGAGCACACAGCATGTGGCGTCTCTGCCCTGTTACACAAGTGGAAGAAGTTAAATGCGTATTAAGACTACTCCCGATTTGGCTTTGCACCATAATTTACTCTGTGGTCTTCACACAAATGGCATCCCTATTCGTTGAGCAAGGTGCTGCAATGAAAACTACGGTCTCTAATTTCCGGATTCCACCCGCCAGCATGTCTAGCTTCGACATTCTCAGTGTGgcacttttcatatttctttacCGACGAGTTCTGGATCCACTGGTTGCAAGGATTAAGAAAAAGGGTTCCAGGGGACTCACCGAACTCCAGAGGATGGGCATCGGCCTTGTTATAGCCATAATGGCAATGGTTTCTGCCGGGATAGTGGAATGCTATAGACTAAAACATGCCGACAAAGACTGCATGCATTGTGAGGGCTCAAGCTCCTTAAGCATCTTTTGGCAAGTTCCTCAATACGCATTTATAGGAGCCTCTGAAGTTTTCATGTATGTTGGTCAGCTGGAGTTCTTCAATGCACAGACTCCGGACGGATTGAAAAGCTTCGGCAGTGCCCTTTGCATGACGTCGATCTCGCTAGGGAACTATGTTAGCAGCTTACTAGTGACAATGGTTATGAAGATCTCGACAGAAGATCACATGCCAGGATGGATACCGGGCAACCTGAACAAGGGTCACCTAGATTGGTTTTACTTCCTCTTAGCTGGACTAACAACAATTGACTTGATTGTCTACATAGCATGTGCCCGATGGTACAAGAGTATCAAGCTGGAAGGAAAAACTGCAGAAAATATTGACGACCAAGTTAGCTTTAAactataatatatacatatcgGTGCTAAAACATATAAATCACGGTATAGATTAATAGAATAATGAGGAAACTGGGTTAGAGGGTTAGTCCCCAACATGATGATGTTGAGAAATTAAAGATTTAAGTCGAAAGAAAAGTGGGGTATCGTGAGAGAGAAATCAATTTTCCTCTCAACTCTCTTGAATTCCCATCACTTGAATTGTCCTATCTGTTTGTAAATATGCAGAATGTTATCTGCATAAAAGAGCTTTCTCTTGGACTTTAATGAAAGTGTAATTTTCCTCCGCCTATTAGATCTATCCATCATCCATGTAAGCTTCTTGAGTATTTTCGATAGAATACATTTTCAATAATGCAAAGAGGAGAGTGCTTACCTTGCGAGAAAGCTGGGCCCAAGTTGTGATGGAAAATGGGACCTATATAACTACACTGAGCCCAATAGAGATAACAAAATGGGCCAAGCTATAGTCAAAGATTTTGACAGTTGACACGCTCCCCTTTTACCTTTTCTTTGGGGGAAAACATAATTGGCACAATGCGATGATGAGTTGGGAGCTGGACTCGCTCCCTTCTAACATGAGGCTCCTACAATCTTGGTTTTACAAAATCACAAACCAATCAAATTCATGGATTTCAGCTTGGATATAGGATTCATCTTTACCCTTTCTgcacttttctcttttcttcaatAACCAACCAACAGGGAACAGGAAGAGATACTGAAAAAAGACATGAAGCTATCATTCAAGCTCCAAGAAGACAAGAACCCAGTCTTGAAAGCCAGAATACCCATTTCCATATTTAGCCAACCCTTCGTTTCGAGCCTTACCACCACCCCTCCAACCACCACCGATTCCAGCGGCGGCGGCAGCGGCAGCGGCAGCGGCAGCAACAAATCCTCTCAAAATACCTCCTTTTCTCTTTCCACGAATTTCCCTTCTGGCCCTTGCTTCAAACTCTCTTATGCACCCTCGGCTTCCTCTTCCATCACAAtccctttctctctttctctaaAATCGGGTCTTGGCCTCTTTGGCTCCCCTAAAGATTCCCCTCTTATTTTCTCTGCCCACTTTTCCCTTTCATCGGTTAACCCTGGAACTATAATCCCCACGTTCGCTCTCCATTTCAAGCCCCAATTTGGCAACTTTTCTTTGTACAAGGCCACTTCATCCAAACCTAGCCTTGAACCAGATTCTAGGCCTCACCATGTTTTAGGACAATCTGCTTCACCTTCGAATTCCGAGTTTGGAACCCCTGATTCGGCTTCGGTTTGGCAAGATGTGAAATTGGAACCTCGGAACGCAAGTGATGATGGGCTTGACACCCTTAAGTTTGGGTATGGTAATGGTTTATATTCAACCGATGGGTTTGGTATGGAGAGGTCATTGGTGAGGAAAGATGACGACAAAGCTGGGATTTTTGGTGGAATTGCTGTTAGAGCAAGAACAATGTTTCCTGTGACAAAAAGGGCGGTGGTGAAACTAAGGTGGATTGTGAATATGCCTTCAGACCTGGGCTCCAAAATGCCTTATTTGACAATAAACAAGATTGGGGTTGAGAAGATTGAAGAAGCTAAGGAAGCCAAGGTAGAGAAAAACAAGAGCATGGCAAGGAACGATGATGAACTTGAGTTGCTGAAAGGCATGTATTCGTGGATGAGAAGGGATTTGGATATGTTGGAGGATGAGAATAGGGAAATGAAGCAGTGTCTAGAAGGTATGAAACATGAGATATTGGCCAGGAAAGCTAGTAGGGAAAATGAAGGTCATGGGTGGAGGGCTCCCACACCTCCCGTGAAGAATTCAAACGACTTTGAGCGATGGAGGAACAAGAAAAATTCAGCTGAAGACAACGGTGGAAAAGAAGGGAAGAAGACTGCAAGCAAGTTGAGTGAGGTGGAGAATGAATTGCAGAAAGCTATCAAAGCTTCTCCCACTTAACCTGgttggaatttgatgttttctttGTATGGTTTGGCTACATTGTCCCTTTGAATGTGTGTATACTGATTAGTAGTTGAGCCATTTGCTGAATTTAAGCTGTTTTCTTTTAGGATTGAACTTATTTATCCCATGTTGAGGATTGCGGTAATGGATTCCATGAATTCTTCCTTCTTATGGTATAGTAATATAAACATTATCTTTTGAATCGTAATCTGTTTATGGAGCATTTTAGATATCATCCGTGAGAATAAATTCATGAGATGCTTCAGGACACTtccatacatacacacatagaTCCTCAAGTTAATTCAACGAGGTGGCTCCTTCGCTTATTTCTACTCCCCTTTGTCCTATTAGAAGTATTTAAAAGCTGGTATCAGCTCTGTTTTATCCTGAAGTTGCAAGTAAACAATATATTGCTTTCAAGTGTTGTTGGGCCTTTTGGATGACCTACTTGCTGGTTCCTgcttttatgtgcttatatgGTTGGTAGTTAATTGATATGcaagtatttttattatataaaatatgcagTTTTGGAACCAGAAACTTCCCAGCCTAAGGGTTGATCATGTGCTAGCTATCACCATGAATGATAGAAATCCTAAATGCAGGGATGGGTTAAGGTAATAATATTAAGATTAGGAAGAATAGGTGGCTGACTGAGCAACTACGAAACATATGGAATTTGCAAGGAGAAAGGGGAGGTGTATGCAATGAAAAAGTGAgccaattttgaataaaattcatGAATTCAGGGCAGGGTTTCAGGATTGTAATCTTGGTTTTGTACCTGGGAATGCTAATCAGGCCCGGAGGACATGTGTATTGATAACAACGAAAATCACTTGTTATGTTCTTTGGTGTACATTCTTCACAAAAATGGACTGATTTTAGCTGTGATTAGCCACCTTCTCTACTGTACTAAGGTTGATGGCTGAGATTCTATTTTGGGTGCTCTGTTTTTTATCTTGTTGTATAGTTTGATTTTTGAATGAGATCTCATTCCTTCTCgccaaaaaaagaaagataatttGTTTGTTggaaatacaaaattaataagcATCAactttgtaaattttgattactgcatttcaaatataaaaatatatatattgattgtgaaaaataaatacaacaattgcacaatattaaaacattaacattaatattttcCAATCCTAATGTAAaagatattattttagaaaagaaaactaacGTATCAAATGGTCGTGGTAGGACTCCTCTactcttttatttgtttttttcttaaatcacTTTGTAAAAATAAAGTTCAATTACCTTTACTGATATGGTATATATGTGATTCACCACGTGAATGCCATCTCatcatttaattgattttataaaattatttttaaaatttaataaaacattaaaattttaaaaattaattaattattggcACATGTATCTCACGTCAATCaacattaactttttcattattttgggATGATTTGACAAAATTGTAAGCTTAAGAGTTAAAAAGATGcggaaaattaaatgaatggttaaaatatttttttataaagttggaaggcccaaaaaatcattatactttttttcttgtttctattttaaattatataattttatttttatataaaatacatatttaatataaagaataaaccAACATATACTTTTTTTGAAGTGTTAAGTACAATGTAATTATGAATACAACTTTGAGCAACCATTAggtaaaatcaaattattacgGTATAAAGCTAAAAAGCGATCGATCTAGACTAATTGAGCTAAAACTCTCATACGTAATAGAACTTAGAGACCTAcgcatataataaaatattactatatCTATGAATATTATGGTATAATAGTAAGATATTTTAAGACCtatgaacataaacaaatattttatatatattttattttacaaacaactttgtgtttcttttataaatatttattttaatattttattatatccaTAAAAATATTTGCTATTTGTGAagtatatcaaatattatttaatgtataatagtaaaatattttaatagctATGTTTGGGACTTACtacttctaaatttttttattaaagaaaaataaaataaagggccTCCTAATTCCGAAGcgtatttattgtttaaataaaattttgaatttcatatttAAGCCGGACCCGATCCGGTCCAAGTCTTAACGCATGAATACCGAAACGCATGTGAAGAGCGAAGGTAAACGACGCCGTTAGACTTCAGGGAAACGTAATTACAGTGACGAGGCGTAGCGTGGGAATCCAAATTTGGTGGAGGAACAGAAATAAGAAGAGCAGAGCCACAACGTGTAGACGGCCAATGCCACCGCAATACCTTCTCCCTTTTAAACCGCTCTCCTTCGCCGCCGCTTAATTTCCTAAACGCCGAAACCCCCCAACGCCATTTCCAACATTACAAATGGCTTCCTTCACCATTTCTTCGCCGTCTAAATCGTCGTCGTTTTTGTCTTCTTCTTTATCTTCTCTCTTCACTCCTTCCTCTCTTAGCCGTAAAAGCTTCGCTTTCAATATCTCTCGTTCTCCTATCTGCGCTCCCAACAGTTTGGTATGCTATATTCGCTAGTGTCTTCAAGTTTCTGCAGTGAAgacttaatttctttttttttcctttttttttatggttGTCTGAGTTCTATTGAAATTGaagaatttatatttatcagtattaattttataaaatatgccGCTCATGTGGATATGTAATGAAATCGACactgcaatttttttttcttcaaacttttctttcaaaaaattgGCTTCCTTTTGATTCCTCTACAACTATTTTCCGGCAAAAGATTATTCGTTCAAATTAGTAAAATTGTGGTtcctggaaaagaaaaaatgtccTATTAACATGCTTTTGTTTTGAGTGATCTTTAAAGCTGTATTGATATGGGTGcttgctctctttttttaatgCTAGAAATGTGAACTGCCTCAACCTGTGAATTATGAAAATGGGATACCAACGATCCCAGTCCTCAATGAAAGGATACTGCCCAAGTTCGTGGAATCAAATCGAATGGATAAAGCTGTTAACAGAAATGGTGCCAAGCTCAAATTGTTTTCTGGCACCTCCAATCCCGCACTTTCTCAGGTAAGGTCATTGCGATATTTTGTTTACTGTATTGCTTTCCATAGGAttctttttttaggttttaCTTTCAGTGTGCATATAGAAATATAAGATTAATAGGTTGTAGACCTTAATGGCTATTGCCTGTGCAGCTGTTGGGTGATGGATTGTGAGTGAAAGGAAATTCTGGAACTGTCTCAGTTCTGAAGAAACGTTATACGTTTTGACTATTTGATAAAGTTCATTTACAAAAGATCA
The Gossypium raimondii isolate GPD5lz chromosome 8, ASM2569854v1, whole genome shotgun sequence DNA segment above includes these coding regions:
- the LOC105791955 gene encoding protein NRT1/ PTR FAMILY 7.3; protein product: MACLEVCKEGKLKEEQEEACTQDGSVDWHGRPAIKAKSGQWTAGIIILLNQGLATLAFFGVGVNLVLFLTRVLGQNNAEAANNVSKWTGTVYIFSLVGAFLSDSYWGRYKTCAIFQVIFVIGLVSLSLSSYLFLIRPRGCGNQEMPCGSHSGLEITLFYLSIYLVALGNGGYQPNIATFGADQFDEDDPKEGHSKVAFFSYFYLALNLGSLFSNTILGYFEDEGMWALGFWVSAGSALAALVLFLAGTTRYRHFKPSGNPLSRFSQVLVAAIRKCSVDMPPDADDLYDIDGNDSSMNGNRKILHTDEFKFLDRAAYISTRDVEEQKKRAHSMWRLCPVTQVEEVKCVLRLLPIWLCTIIYSVVFTQMASLFVEQGAAMKTTVSNFRIPPASMSSFDILSVALFIFLYRRVLDPLVARIKKKGSRGLTELQRMGIGLVIAIMAMVSAGIVECYRLKHADKDCMHCEGSSSLSIFWQVPQYAFIGASEVFMYVGQLEFFNAQTPDGLKSFGSALCMTSISLGNYVSSLLVTMVMKISTEDHMPGWIPGNLNKGHLDWFYFLLAGLTTIDLIVYIACARWYKSIKLEGKTAENIDDQVSFKL
- the LOC105791956 gene encoding uncharacterized protein LOC105791956, whose translation is MKLSFKLQEDKNPVLKARIPISIFSQPFVSSLTTTPPTTTDSSGGGSGSGSGSNKSSQNTSFSLSTNFPSGPCFKLSYAPSASSSITIPFSLSLKSGLGLFGSPKDSPLIFSAHFSLSSVNPGTIIPTFALHFKPQFGNFSLYKATSSKPSLEPDSRPHHVLGQSASPSNSEFGTPDSASVWQDVKLEPRNASDDGLDTLKFGYGNGLYSTDGFGMERSLVRKDDDKAGIFGGIAVRARTMFPVTKRAVVKLRWIVNMPSDLGSKMPYLTINKIGVEKIEEAKEAKVEKNKSMARNDDELELLKGMYSWMRRDLDMLEDENREMKQCLEGMKHEILARKASRENEGHGWRAPTPPVKNSNDFERWRNKKNSAEDNGGKEGKKTASKLSEVENELQKAIKASPT